A window of Flavobacterium flavigenum contains these coding sequences:
- the infB gene encoding translation initiation factor IF-2: protein MSEERVIRINKVLRELNISLERAVDYLKDKGIAIDANPNAKISDSEFNILQRQFAGDKGNKEASKEVGEEKRKEKEALRVEREKEIEDKRRLDEERQKQQEIIKAKAVLTGPVQVGKIDLNPKKTVVAAPSEEPAKAEESKVVAQKEVEKPIQKEDGKTDALAAPDKLDSIITEKKEIKAETSKTAKDPVVSTDPETAEETITTQYQKLSGTTLTGQTIDLSQFNKPKKKKEDPKITPNKPGTPGANNNANKNKRKRIAPKPGAPGVQKTGTGNVSGTPNPNKITPNTGGGGFNANRSARPGFVKGNRPAIVAKVEPTEEEVKNQIRETLEKLQGKGGKSKAAKYRRDKRDTHRQKSDEEQRALDEGSKTIKVTEFVTVGEIAIMMDVPITKVIGTCMSLGIMVTMNQRLDAETLTIVADEFGYEVEFITVDIEEAIEVVEDKEEDLVVRAPIVTVMGHVDHGKTSLLDYIRKENVIAGESGGITQHIGAYGVTLDNGQKIAFLDTPGHEAFTAMRARGAQVTDIAIIVVAADDDIMPQTKEAISHAQAAGVPIIFAINKIDKPNANVEKIKERLAGMNLLVEDWGGKIQSHDISAKVGTGVKELLEKVLLEAEILDLKANPNKAAQGTVVEAFLDKGKGYVSTILVQQGTLKIGDYMLAGKHHGKIKAMHDERGHNVKEAGPSTPVSVLGLDGAATAGDKFNVFEDEKEAKQIASKRSQLMREQSVRTQRHITLDEIGRRIALGQFKELNVILKGDVDGSVEALSDSFSKLSTEEVQINIIHKGVGAITETDVNLASASDAIIIGFNVRPAGNARQLADKEEIDIRYYSIIYAAIDDLKDAMEGMLAPEMKEEILGTAEIREIFKISKVGSIAGCMVTDGKILRSSKIRVIREGVVVHTGELVALKRFKDDVKEVTKGYDCGIQIKGFNDIEERDVIEAYHEVAIKKKLK, encoded by the coding sequence ATGTCTGAAGAGAGAGTAATAAGAATAAACAAGGTTTTAAGGGAATTAAATATTTCGTTAGAAAGAGCTGTTGATTATCTAAAAGATAAGGGGATTGCTATTGATGCAAATCCGAACGCTAAAATTTCTGACAGTGAATTTAATATCCTTCAAAGACAATTTGCGGGCGATAAGGGGAATAAGGAAGCTTCCAAAGAAGTAGGGGAAGAGAAAAGAAAGGAAAAAGAAGCATTGCGTGTTGAGCGCGAAAAGGAAATCGAAGATAAACGCAGACTAGACGAAGAACGTCAAAAACAACAGGAGATTATAAAAGCAAAGGCTGTTTTAACAGGACCTGTTCAAGTGGGTAAGATTGATTTAAACCCTAAAAAGACAGTTGTTGCTGCTCCTTCAGAAGAACCGGCTAAAGCTGAGGAGTCAAAAGTTGTTGCTCAGAAGGAAGTTGAAAAACCAATTCAAAAAGAAGATGGTAAGACTGATGCTCTGGCAGCTCCAGACAAATTAGATTCTATTATTACTGAGAAAAAAGAAATAAAAGCTGAAACTTCTAAAACAGCAAAAGATCCAGTTGTTTCAACTGATCCTGAAACTGCAGAAGAAACGATCACTACACAATATCAAAAATTATCGGGAACGACTCTTACAGGTCAGACAATTGATTTATCTCAATTTAATAAACCTAAGAAAAAGAAAGAGGATCCAAAGATAACGCCGAATAAACCGGGTACTCCGGGTGCAAACAATAACGCTAATAAAAATAAGCGTAAAAGAATTGCTCCTAAACCAGGTGCTCCTGGGGTGCAAAAAACAGGTACAGGTAATGTTTCGGGAACACCAAATCCTAATAAAATTACGCCAAACACAGGAGGGGGTGGTTTTAATGCTAATAGAAGCGCAAGACCTGGTTTTGTAAAAGGGAACCGTCCGGCTATAGTTGCTAAAGTTGAGCCTACTGAGGAGGAAGTAAAAAACCAAATTAGAGAAACTCTTGAAAAGCTACAAGGCAAAGGCGGAAAATCAAAAGCTGCTAAATACAGAAGAGATAAAAGAGATACGCATCGTCAGAAATCTGATGAGGAGCAAAGAGCGCTTGACGAAGGAAGTAAGACTATTAAAGTGACTGAGTTTGTTACTGTAGGTGAAATTGCAATCATGATGGATGTGCCAATTACTAAAGTTATCGGAACTTGTATGTCGCTTGGTATCATGGTTACCATGAACCAACGTCTAGATGCGGAAACTTTAACTATCGTAGCTGACGAGTTTGGTTATGAAGTTGAGTTTATCACAGTTGATATCGAAGAAGCGATCGAGGTAGTTGAAGATAAGGAAGAAGATTTAGTGGTTAGAGCGCCGATTGTTACTGTAATGGGGCACGTTGACCACGGTAAAACATCTTTACTGGATTATATCCGTAAAGAAAATGTTATCGCTGGGGAGTCCGGAGGTATTACGCAGCACATTGGAGCTTATGGGGTAACTCTTGATAATGGTCAGAAAATTGCATTTTTAGATACTCCTGGTCACGAGGCGTTTACTGCGATGCGTGCACGTGGAGCTCAGGTTACCGATATCGCAATTATTGTGGTAGCTGCCGATGATGATATCATGCCGCAAACAAAAGAGGCAATCTCTCATGCACAAGCTGCGGGAGTTCCAATTATATTCGCTATCAACAAAATTGATAAACCGAACGCAAATGTTGAGAAAATCAAAGAACGTTTGGCTGGTATGAATTTACTTGTTGAAGACTGGGGTGGAAAAATTCAATCACATGATATTTCTGCTAAAGTAGGAACAGGAGTAAAGGAATTGCTGGAAAAAGTATTGTTAGAAGCTGAAATCCTTGATTTAAAAGCTAATCCAAATAAGGCTGCTCAGGGAACTGTTGTGGAGGCTTTTCTGGATAAAGGAAAAGGATATGTTTCTACAATATTAGTGCAACAGGGAACTCTTAAAATTGGAGATTACATGTTGGCAGGTAAACATCATGGTAAAATTAAAGCCATGCATGATGAACGTGGGCATAATGTAAAAGAAGCTGGTCCGTCGACTCCGGTATCTGTTTTAGGTCTTGATGGAGCTGCTACAGCTGGAGATAAATTCAATGTGTTTGAAGACGAAAAAGAAGCAAAACAAATTGCATCTAAACGTTCTCAGTTAATGAGAGAGCAATCAGTGCGTACACAAAGACATATTACGCTTGATGAAATCGGACGTCGTATTGCTCTTGGTCAGTTTAAAGAATTAAATGTTATCCTTAAAGGTGACGTTGATGGATCTGTTGAGGCATTATCTGACTCATTCTCTAAACTTTCTACAGAAGAAGTCCAGATTAATATTATACACAAAGGGGTTGGGGCAATTACGGAAACGGATGTTAACTTAGCTTCTGCTTCAGATGCTATTATTATCGGATTTAATGTTCGACCTGCTGGAAATGCAAGACAACTTGCAGATAAAGAAGAAATAGATATCCGTTATTATTCTATTATTTATGCCGCTATCGATGACTTGAAAGATGCTATGGAAGGAATGTTAGCTCCTGAAATGAAAGAAGAGATTCTTGGTACAGCAGAAATTCGTGAGATTTTCAAAATTTCTAAAGTAGGTTCTATTGCTGGTTGTATGGTAACTGACGGCAAAATTTTAAGATCGTCTAAAATTAGGGTTATCAGAGAAGGTGTCGTGGTGCATACAGGAGAACTTGTAGCATTGAAACGTTTCAAAGATGATGTTAAAGAAGTTACAAAAGGATATGATTGCGGTATTCAGATTAAAGGTTTTAATGATATCGAAGAAAGAGATGTTATTGAAGCATATCACGAGGTTGCAATTAAAAAGAAATTGAAATAA
- the nusA gene encoding transcription termination factor NusA, with translation MENLALIDSFSEFKDNKLIDRVTLMAILEDVFRNALKKKYGSDDNFDIIINPDKGDMEIWRRRVIVADEDLDFENEEITLTEARKIEADFEIGEEVSEEVKLIDLGRRAILALRQNLISKIHEHDNTNLYKQFKDIIGDIYTAEVHHVRPRVVILVDDEGNEIVLPKEKQIPSDFFRKGDNVRGIIESVELKGNKPQIIMSRTSEKFLEKLFEQEIPEVFDGLITVKNVVRIPGEKAKVAVDSYDDRIDPVGACVGMKGSRIHGIVRELGNENIDVINYTNNIQLFITRALSPAKVSSVKIDEENKRAEVFLKLEEVSKAIGRGGHNIKLAGQLTGYELDVIREGDVAGAIADDDDVELSEFSDEIEDWVIEEFAKIGLDTAKSILSQEVEDLVRRTDLEEETILDVMKILKEEFDN, from the coding sequence ATGGAAAATTTAGCATTAATCGATTCATTCTCAGAGTTTAAAGATAATAAACTTATTGATCGTGTAACGCTTATGGCAATTTTAGAGGACGTGTTTAGAAATGCATTGAAGAAAAAATACGGTTCAGATGATAACTTCGACATTATTATAAATCCTGATAAAGGAGATATGGAGATATGGAGAAGAAGAGTAATTGTTGCTGATGAGGATCTTGATTTTGAAAATGAAGAAATTACGCTTACTGAAGCAAGAAAAATTGAAGCGGATTTTGAAATTGGAGAAGAGGTTTCTGAGGAGGTAAAATTGATTGATTTGGGAAGAAGAGCTATCTTAGCGCTTCGCCAGAACTTGATTTCTAAAATACACGAACACGATAATACTAATCTTTATAAACAATTTAAAGATATTATTGGTGATATTTATACTGCTGAAGTACATCACGTAAGACCAAGAGTTGTAATTTTGGTAGATGATGAAGGAAATGAAATTGTGCTTCCAAAAGAGAAACAAATTCCATCTGACTTTTTTCGAAAAGGAGATAATGTTAGGGGAATTATTGAAAGCGTTGAATTAAAAGGAAATAAACCTCAGATCATCATGTCAAGAACTTCTGAGAAGTTTTTAGAAAAATTATTTGAACAGGAAATTCCTGAAGTATTCGATGGTTTAATTACAGTTAAAAATGTAGTCCGTATTCCTGGTGAAAAAGCAAAAGTAGCTGTGGATTCATACGATGACAGAATCGATCCTGTTGGAGCTTGTGTTGGTATGAAAGGGTCTCGTATTCATGGAATTGTTCGTGAATTAGGGAATGAAAATATCGACGTAATCAATTATACAAATAATATTCAATTGTTTATTACAAGAGCCTTAAGTCCTGCCAAGGTTTCATCAGTTAAAATTGATGAGGAAAATAAAAGAGCTGAAGTTTTCTTGAAATTAGAAGAAGTTTCTAAAGCAATTGGTAGAGGAGGTCATAATATTAAATTAGCAGGCCAGTTAACAGGTTATGAATTAGATGTAATTAGAGAAGGTGATGTAGCCGGTGCGATTGCAGATGATGACGATGTTGAATTATCAGAGTTTTCAGATGAAATTGAAGACTGGGTAATTGAAGAGTTTGCTAAAATAGGTCTGGATACAGCAAAAAGTATCCTGAGTCAGGAAGTAGAAGATTTAGTAAGAAGAACCGATTTAGAAGAGGAAACTATTCTGGATGTTATGAAAATACTAAAAGAAGAGTTTGATAACTAG
- the rimP gene encoding ribosome assembly cofactor RimP encodes MTFKEKVNALITEALLERPSIFLIDLSISDSFKISVGLDGDNGVALQDCIDISRAIENNLDREEQDFSLEVASVGVGSPLKFTRQYKKNIGRTLIVTTNSEKIEAELVEANDVFIILSWEAREPKKVGKGKETVQKTQQIPYTEIKEAIVTVTF; translated from the coding sequence ATGACATTTAAAGAAAAAGTAAACGCATTAATTACTGAGGCTCTTTTGGAAAGACCTTCAATCTTTTTGATTGATTTGAGTATTTCTGATTCTTTTAAAATTAGTGTGGGTTTAGATGGGGATAATGGAGTAGCGCTTCAGGACTGTATTGATATTAGTCGTGCAATTGAGAATAATCTGGATCGTGAAGAACAGGATTTCTCTCTTGAAGTAGCTTCTGTTGGAGTAGGTTCGCCGCTGAAATTTACAAGACAATACAAGAAAAATATTGGTAGAACATTGATTGTTACTACAAATAGTGAAAAAATTGAAGCAGAATTGGTAGAAGCTAATGATGTTTTTATAATTTTGTCTTGGGAAGCAAGAGAACCGAAGAAAGTAGGAAAAGGAAAGGAAACAGTTCAAAAAACGCAACAAATACCTTATACAGAAATTAAAGAGGCAATTGTTACAGTAACATTTTAA
- a CDS encoding SPOR domain-containing protein, whose translation MRILTPSKKILLLFPMLALTHNINAQDQNITLNQDPKFEQLLNDKRKINTSISTNDTYKIQVFSGKSDEAKKTLSNFKREFNNIDGTIIFNTPNYKVVVGNFKTRIEAERNLEEIRKKYKSVFLIKPSK comes from the coding sequence ATGAGAATTTTAACTCCATCAAAAAAGATTTTATTACTATTCCCTATGCTCGCTTTAACACACAATATTAATGCTCAGGACCAAAACATTACTTTGAATCAAGATCCTAAATTTGAACAATTACTGAATGATAAGCGTAAAATTAACACGTCAATTAGTACCAATGACACTTACAAAATTCAAGTTTTCAGTGGCAAAAGTGACGAAGCAAAAAAGACTTTATCTAATTTCAAAAGGGAATTTAACAACATTGACGGAACTATAATTTTTAATACTCCAAACTATAAAGTAGTCGTTGGAAATTTTAAAACAAGAATTGAAGCAGAACGAAATTTGGAAGAAATTAGAAAGAAATATAAAAGCGTATTCCTTATTAAACCAAGCAAATAA